A single genomic interval of Hevea brasiliensis isolate MT/VB/25A 57/8 chromosome 4, ASM3005281v1, whole genome shotgun sequence harbors:
- the LOC110632898 gene encoding chaperonin 60 subunit beta 2, chloroplastic, whose amino-acid sequence MASTFTAMSSVGSLAAANGCVMDKKLASSSNRLSSFASISGSSFGRRKNVVLRRSRSPQICAMAKELHFNKDGSTIKKLQTGVNKLADLVGVTLGPKGRNVVLESKYGSPKIVNDGVTVAKEVELEDPVENIGAKLVRQAAAKTNDLAGDGTTTSVVLAQGLIAEGVKVVAAGANPVLITRGIEKTSKALVNELKSMSKEVEDSELADVAAVSAGNNYEVGNMIAEALSKVGRKGVVTLEEGKSAENSLYVVEGMQFDRGYISPYFVTDSEKMAVEYENCKLLLVDKKITNARDLINILEDAIRAGFPILIIAEDIEQEALATLVVNKLRGALKIAALKAPGFGERKSQYLDDIAILTGGTVIRDEVGLALDKVGKEVLGHASKVVLTKDTTTIVGDGSTQEAVNKRVVQIRNLIEAAEQDYEREKLNERIAKLSGGVAVIQVGAQTETELKEKKLRVEDALNATKAAVEEGIVVGGGCTLLRLASKVDAIKNSLENDEEKVGADIVKRALSYPLKLIAKNAGVNGSVVSEKVLSNDNPKFGYNAATGNYEDLIAAGIIDPTKVVRCCLEHASSVAKTFLMSDCVVAEIKEPEPVPVGNPMDNSGYGL is encoded by the exons ATGGCGTCCACCTTTACTGCGATGTCCTCAGTTGGATCCTTGGCTGCAGCTAATGGCTGTGTGATGGATAAGAAACTTGCATCTTCTTCAAACAGGTTGTCATCTTTTGCCTCCATTTCTGGAAGCTCATTTGGTCGGAGAAAGAATGTTGTTCTACGTAGATCACGTTCCCCCCAGATTTGCGCCATGGCCAAGGAGTTGCATTTCAATAAGGATGGATCAACAATCAAGAAATTACAA ACTGGTGTGAACAAACTTGCAGATCTAGTTGGGGTTACTCTTGGACCTAAAGGCCGAAATGTTGTTCTTGAGAGCAAGTATGGCTCCCCAAAAATCGTTAATGATGGTGTGACTGTTGCTAAAGAG GTTGAATTGGAGGATCCGGTTGAGAATATTGGTGCCAAGTTGGTGAGACAGGCAGCTGCGAAGACAAATGACTTGGCTGGTGATGGGACTACAACATCTGTTGTTCTTGCTCAGGGTCTTATTGCTGAAGGTGTCAAG GTTGTAGCTGCTGGTGCAAACCCTGTTCTGATTACTAGGGGTATTGAGAAGACCTCAAAGGCTCTAGTGAATGAACTTAAGTCGATGTCAAAAGAG GTTGAAGACAGTGAGCTTGCAGATGTAGCAGCTGTTAGTGCTGGGAACAACTATGAAGTAGGGAACATGATTGCTGAAGCCTTGAGTAAAGTGGGTCGTAAGGGTGTGGTAACTCTTGAAGAGGGCAAAAGTGCTGAGAACAGCCTGTATGTTGTTGAGGGAATGCAGTTTGATCGTGGTTATATATCACCTTATTTTGTTACTGACAGTGAAAAAATGGCCGTTGAATATGAGAACTGCAAG TTGCTTCTTGTTGATAAGAAAATAACAAATGCAAGGGATCTCATTAACATTCTGGAAGATGCAATCAGGGCTGGATTCCCAATTCTGATTATTGCTGAAGACATTGAGCAGGAAGCTCTGGCAACTCTTGTTGTGAATAAACTTAGGGGTGCTTTGAAGATTGCTGCTCTCAAAGCTCCTGGTTTTGGAGAGCGAAAGAGTCAGTACCTTGATGACATTGCTATTTTAACTGGAG GAACTGTTATAAGAGATGAGGTGGGCCTTGCCTTGGACAAAGTTGGTAAGGAGGTCCTGGGTCATGCTTCCAAGGTGGTACTTACCAAGGATACTACTACCATTGTGGGTGATGGAAGTACCCAAGAAGCAGTAAACAAGAGAGTCGTGCAAATAAGAAATCTCATTGAG GCTGCTGAGCAAGATTATGAGAGGGAAAAACTTAATGAGAGAATCGCAAAATTGTCAGGGGGTGTTGCTGTGATCCAG GTTGGAGCACAAACTGAGACGGAGcttaaagaaaagaaattgagagtTGAAGATGCTCTTAATGCAACAAAG GCAGCGGTGGAGGAAGGTATTGTGGTTGGTGGTGGATGCACCCTGCTGAGACTCGCATCAAAGGTGGATGCCATCAAAAACAGCCTTGAAAATGATGAAGAGAAG GTTGGAGCAGATATTGTGAAGAGGGCTCTGAGCTACCCACTCAAATTAATTGCCAAGAATGCTGGTGTTAATGGAAGTGTGGTCAGTGAGAAG GTTCTCTCCAATGACAATCCAAAATTTGGATACAATGCTGCAACCGGAAACTACGAAGATCTAATTGCTGCTGGGATAATTGATCCAACCAAG GTGGTTAGATGTTGCTTAGAGCATGCATCATCAGTAGCAAAGACTTTCTTGATGTCTGACTGTGTAGTTGCGGAGATCAAGGAGCCTGAGCCAGTGCCTGTTGGCAATCCCATGGACAATTCAG GATATGGTCTATGA